The following proteins are co-located in the Pan troglodytes isolate AG18354 chromosome 5, NHGRI_mPanTro3-v2.0_pri, whole genome shotgun sequence genome:
- the PACSIN1 gene encoding protein kinase C and casein kinase substrate in neurons protein 1 — MSSSYDEASLAPEETTDSFWEVGNYKRTVKRIDDGHRLCNDLMNCVQERAKIEKAYGQQLTDWAKRWRQLIEKGPQYGSLERAWGAIMTEADKVSELHQEVKNNLLNEDLEKVKNWQKDAYHKQIMGGFKETKEAEDGFRKAQKPWAKKMKELEAAKKAYHLACKEEKLAMTREMNSKTEQSVTPEQQKKLQDKVDKCKQDVQKTQEKYEKVLEDVGKTTPQYMENMEQVFEQCQQFEEKRLVFLKEVLLDIKRHLNLAENSSYIHVYRELEQAIRGADAQEDLRWFRSTSGPGMPMNWPQFEEWNPDLPHTTTKKEKQPKKAEGVALTNATGAVESTSQAGDRGSVSSYDRGQPYATEWSDDESGNPFGGSETNGGANPFEDDSKGVRVRALYDYDGQEQDELSFKAGDELTKLGEEDEQGWCRGRLDSGQLGLYPANYVEAI; from the exons ATGTCCAGCTCCTACGATGAGGCCTCACTGGCGCCAGAGGAGACCACCGACAGCTTCTGGGAG GTGGGGAACTACAAGCGGACTGTGAAGCGCATCGATGACGGCCACCGTCTATGCAACGACCTGATGAACTGCGTGCAGGAGCGCGCCAAGATCGAGAAGGCGTACGGGCAGCAGCTCACCGACTGGGCCAAGCGTTGGCGCCAGCTCATCGAGAAAG GCCCACAGTATGGCAGCCTGGAGCGGGCCTGGGGTGCCATAATGACAGAGGCAGACAAGGTGAGTGAGCTGCACCAGGAGGTGAAGAACAATCTGCTGAATGAGGACCTGGAGAAGGTGAAGAACTGGCAGAAGGACGCCTATCACAAGCAGATCATGGGTGGCTTCAAGGAGACGAAGGAGGCTGAAGATGGCTTCCGCAAGGCCCAGAAGCCTTGGGCCAAGAAGATGAAGGAG TTGGAGGCAGCCAAGAAGGCCTACCATTTGGCTTGCAAAGAGGAAAAGCTGGCCATGACACGGGAGATGAACAGCAAGACGGAGCAATCGGTCACACCTGAGCAGCAAAAGAAGCTGCAGGACAAAGTGGACAAGTGCAAGCAGGATGTGCAGAAG ACACAGGAGAAGTATGAGAAAGTGCTGGAAGATGTGGGCAAGACCACACCCCAGTACATGGAGAACATGGAGCAGGTGTTTGAGCAATGCCAGCAATTTGAGGAAAAGCGGCTGGTCTTCCTCAAGGAGGTGCTGCTGGACATCAAACGGCACCTCAACCTGGCTGAGAACAGCAG CTACATCCATGTGTACCGTGAGCTGGAGCAGGCCATCCGGGGGGCTGATGCCCAGGAAGACCTCAGATGGTTCCGCAGCACCAGTGGCCCCGGCATGCCCATGAACTGGCCCCAGTTTGAG GAGTGGAACCCAGACCTTCCTCACACCACCACCAAGAAGGAGAAACAGCCTAAGAAGGCAGAGGGAGTGGCGCTGACCAATGCCACTGGGGCGGTAGAGTCCACATCCCAGGCTGGGGACCGCGGCAG TGTTAGCAGCTACGACAGAGGCCAGCCCTACGCCACCGAGTGGTCAGACGACGAGAGTGGGAACCCCTTTGGGGGCAGTGAGACCAACGGGGGCGCCAACCCCTTTGAGGACGACTCCAAGGGAGTGCGCGTGCGGGCACTCTACGACTATGACGGCCAGGAGCAGGACGAGCTCAGCTTTAAGGCCG GAGACGAACTCACCAAGCTGGGCGAGGAGGATGAGCAGGGCTGGTGCCGTGGGCGGCTGGACAGCGGGCAGCTGGGCCTTTACCCTGCCAACTACGTGGAGGCTATCTAG
- the SPDEF gene encoding SAM pointed domain-containing Ets transcription factor isoform X2: MTRKPPTLSQAQPTVHRAPHPHNQLSGPHRDGEAVKPESSFISVDTAASPNSSGMGSASPGLSSVSPSHLLLPPDTVSRTGLEKAAAGAVGLERRDWSPSPPAMPEQGLSAFYLSYFDMLYPEDSSWAVKAPGASSREEPPEEPEQCPVIDSQAPGGSLDLVPGGLTLEEHSLEQVQSMVVGEVLKDIETACKLLNITADPMDWSSSNVQKWLLWTEHQYRLPPVGKAFQELAGKELCAMSEEQFRQRSPLGGDVLHAHLDIWKSASTSEESWTDSEVDSSCSGQPIHLWQFLKELLLKPHSYGRFIRWLNKEKGIFKIEDSAQVARLWGIRKNRPAMNYDKLSRSIRQYYKKGIIRKPDISQRLVYQFVHPI; this comes from the exons ATGACCCGGAAGCCCCCAACTTTGTCCCAGGCCCAGCCCACTGTCCACAGGGCCCCTCATCCCCATAACCAGCTTAGCGGCCCCCACAGGGATGGAGAAGCAGTCAAACCTGAGTCCTCTTTCATTTCCGTAGACACAGCCGCCAGCCCAAACAGCAGCGGCATGGGCAGCGCCAGCCCGGGTCTGAGCAGCGTGTCCCCCAGCCACCTCCTGCTGCCCCCCGACACGGTGTCGCGGACAGGCTTGGAGAAGGCGGCAGCGGGGGCAGTGGGTCTCGAGAGACGGGACTGGAGTCCCAGTCCACCCGCCATGCCCGAGCAGGGCCTGTCCGCCTTCTACCTCTCCTACTTTGACATGCTGTACCCTGAGGACAGCAGCTGGGCAGTCAAGGCCCCTGGGGCCAGCAGTCGGGAGGAGCCACCTGAGGAGCCTGAGCAGTGCCCGGTCATTGACAGCCAAGCCCCAGGGGGCAGCCTGGACTTGGTGCCCGGCGGGCTGACCTTGGAGGAGCACTCGCTGGAGCAGGTGCAGTCCATGGTGGTGGGCGAAGTGCTCAAGGACATCGAGACGGCCTGCAAGCTGCTCAACATCACCGCAG ATCCCATGGACTGGAGCTCCAGCAATGTGCAGAAGTGGCTCCTGTGGACAGAGCACCAATACCGGCTGCCCCCCGTGGGCAAGGCCTTCCAGGAGCTGGCGGGCAAGGAGCTGTGCGCCATGTCGGAGGAGCAGTTCCGCCAGCGCTCGCCCCTGGGTGGGGATGTGCTGCACGCCCACCTGGACATCTGGAAGTCAG CCTCGACCAGTGAGGAGAGCTGGACCGACAGCGAGGTGGACTCATCATGCTCCGGGCAGCCCATCCAcctgtggcagttcctcaaggaGTTGCTACTCAAGCCCCACAGCTATGGCCGCTTCATTAGGTGGCTCAACAAGGAGAAGG GCATCTTCAAAATTGAGGACTCAGCCCAGGTGGCCCGGCTGTGGGGCATCCGCAAGAACCGTCCCGCCATGAACTACGACAAGCTGAGCCGCTCCATCCGCCAGTATTACAAGAAGGGCATCATCCGGAAGCCAGACATCTCCCAGCGCCTCGTCTACCAGTTCGTGCACCCCATCTGa
- the SPDEF gene encoding SAM pointed domain-containing Ets transcription factor isoform X1, whose amino-acid sequence MTRKPPTLSQAQPTVHRAPHPHNQLSGPHRDGEAVKPESSFISVDTAASPNSSGMGSASPGLSSVSPSHLLLPPDTVSRTGLEKAAAGAVGLERRDWSPSPPAMPEQGLSAFYLSYFDMLYPEDSSWAVKAPGASSREEPPEEPEQCPVIDSQAPGGSLDLVPGGLTLEEHSLEQVQSMVVGEVLKDIETACKLLNITADPMDWSSSNVQKWLLWTEHQYRLPPVGKAFQELAGKELCAMSEEQFRQRSPLGGDVLHAHLDIWKSAAWMKERTSPGAIHYCASTSEESWTDSEVDSSCSGQPIHLWQFLKELLLKPHSYGRFIRWLNKEKGIFKIEDSAQVARLWGIRKNRPAMNYDKLSRSIRQYYKKGIIRKPDISQRLVYQFVHPI is encoded by the exons ATGACCCGGAAGCCCCCAACTTTGTCCCAGGCCCAGCCCACTGTCCACAGGGCCCCTCATCCCCATAACCAGCTTAGCGGCCCCCACAGGGATGGAGAAGCAGTCAAACCTGAGTCCTCTTTCATTTCCGTAGACACAGCCGCCAGCCCAAACAGCAGCGGCATGGGCAGCGCCAGCCCGGGTCTGAGCAGCGTGTCCCCCAGCCACCTCCTGCTGCCCCCCGACACGGTGTCGCGGACAGGCTTGGAGAAGGCGGCAGCGGGGGCAGTGGGTCTCGAGAGACGGGACTGGAGTCCCAGTCCACCCGCCATGCCCGAGCAGGGCCTGTCCGCCTTCTACCTCTCCTACTTTGACATGCTGTACCCTGAGGACAGCAGCTGGGCAGTCAAGGCCCCTGGGGCCAGCAGTCGGGAGGAGCCACCTGAGGAGCCTGAGCAGTGCCCGGTCATTGACAGCCAAGCCCCAGGGGGCAGCCTGGACTTGGTGCCCGGCGGGCTGACCTTGGAGGAGCACTCGCTGGAGCAGGTGCAGTCCATGGTGGTGGGCGAAGTGCTCAAGGACATCGAGACGGCCTGCAAGCTGCTCAACATCACCGCAG ATCCCATGGACTGGAGCTCCAGCAATGTGCAGAAGTGGCTCCTGTGGACAGAGCACCAATACCGGCTGCCCCCCGTGGGCAAGGCCTTCCAGGAGCTGGCGGGCAAGGAGCTGTGCGCCATGTCGGAGGAGCAGTTCCGCCAGCGCTCGCCCCTGGGTGGGGATGTGCTGCACGCCCACCTGGACATCTGGAAGTCAG CGGCCTGGATGAAAGAGCGGACTTCACCTGGGGCGATTCACTACTGTG CCTCGACCAGTGAGGAGAGCTGGACCGACAGCGAGGTGGACTCATCATGCTCCGGGCAGCCCATCCAcctgtggcagttcctcaaggaGTTGCTACTCAAGCCCCACAGCTATGGCCGCTTCATTAGGTGGCTCAACAAGGAGAAGG GCATCTTCAAAATTGAGGACTCAGCCCAGGTGGCCCGGCTGTGGGGCATCCGCAAGAACCGTCCCGCCATGAACTACGACAAGCTGAGCCGCTCCATCCGCCAGTATTACAAGAAGGGCATCATCCGGAAGCCAGACATCTCCCAGCGCCTCGTCTACCAGTTCGTGCACCCCATCTGa